In Caloramator sp. E03, the sequence CCACTTCCAGCAGCTCCTTGTACTATAATGGGTTTCCACATATCTGCCCTTATAACTTTGTTTTGTTCAACTTGTATTGTAGATACAATGTCCTTTAACCTATTATCTGCATTAGCTCCCAGATATGATTGTAAAAACTCATCGTTTGTAGTAATATCTATATCAAATATATTATTTAGTTTCCCATCTTCAATAGAAAACTGTCTTTTTAAAGATAGCTTTCCTTTTATTCTACCCTCAGGACAACTATAGGATGCATCTCCAATTCTCTCTTCATAATAAAGATTTGAAATAGGAGCACGCCAGTCTACTATAATGAGTTTTTGATCTTCCTCCCTCATTAAAGACATCTTCCCAATATAAATTTTTTCTTTTTCACTAGCTCCCTCTTCTTTAAAATCAATTCTTGCAAAATAAGGCTTTTTTCTTGCCGCTATCAAATTTTTAAGTTTTATCTGTATCCTATCATGAAACATAGTATTTATCATTAAATCTATATATCCTTGGCTGCTATCACCATGTAGCCCTTTTTTGCTTTTTGAAACTTCGACATCAAGTCTGTCTTTCTCTTTTATTGCATTTTCAAGACTTTTTTCAACATACCCTAAAGTAAATTCAAGCCTGTTTAATTCTTCATTATAATCAGGATGATCTTTCGATGACATAATAAAACCTCCCTAAAAAATTTTAGGCGAACTTATTGATTATAGCCTAAAATTTAAGGAGTGTAAATATATAGGTGCCAGGTACCGGAGAATGGAGAAAAGTTATTATTGATATTAAGCATAGGTAAGCACCGCAAAAAACTAATATGGGTTTTGACAAGGCTATAAACGCGGTGCAAAAATATTAGAGCCAGCAGGGATATGTTATGTTGTAAATAAAATTAATATTAAATCAAGGAAAAATAATATATAATATCGGATAATTTGATAAGGTTTTACGATGCTATAAAAAGGCTTCTTTAATAAGTAAGTCTTTAAATAAAAAACGTAAAGTAAAAATCAATTGAAGTAAAATCCGTTTGACAGCAAATTATAAATCTGGTTATAATTAAATTAAAAGTTAATATAATCACTGGGGGAGATGGAAAAGGCCATCTGAGAGTAAGGTCCTATAAAACCTTTGACCCTTTGAACCTGATCTGGTTAATGCCAGCGTAGGAAAGTGTGGGGATTATTTGCACTACTCTATTTTAGCTGGGTAGTGCTTTTTTATTTAACACTATCCTGCAATGGATAGTGTATTATTTTGTGAACTACCCCCAACTCTACGAAGTCACCACTTGTATCGCTGATTATGTTAAATAAAAAGGAGAGGATGCCACAAAACAATTAAAATAACTTTAAAATAGAAATAAAAGATAATGGAGGTTTATAATATGAATAAAACACAGCTTGAATATGCAAAAGAAAAAATATTTACTCAGGAGATGGGAAAGGCATTTTTGCATGAAGAAATAAATAAAGATGAGTTTTTAGATAATATTTCAAATGGAAAAATAGTTATTCCAGCAAACAAAAACAGAAAACGTGAAAAATACTATGCAATAGGTAAAGGATGCCTTGTTAAGATAAATGTAAATATAGGTGTTTCAAGCGAATGTGGAAACTTTGATGAAGAAATAAAAAAGCTTGAGCTCTGCAGGGAATTTAATGTTGAATCGGTTATGGATCTTTCAAGTGGGAAGAATTCAAAAGAGTTTAGAAAAATGCTTTTAAAAAATTATGATTTTATAGTAGGTACAGTTCCTGTGTATGATACTGCAATTTTACATGATGATTTTACAAAGGTTGATGTAAAGCAAATACTTGAGCTTATTGAAATGCAGGCAGAAGAGGGCGTTGACTTTTTTACCCTTCATGCAGGAATAAACAGAAAAGCAATTGAAAGGTTTAAGAATAATAATAGGATTATGAAGATTGTATCCCGCGGCGGAGGGATGATATATAACTGGATGATGAAAAACGATAGGGAGAATCCTTTTTATGAATACTATGATGAAATATTAAAAATATGTAAAAAACATGATGTTACTCTAAGCCTTGGGGACTCCCTAAGACCTGGATGTGTTTTCGATTCTACTGATGCCCTTCAAATCGAAGAGCTAATAAACTTAGGAGAACTCACCAAAAGGGCATGGGATGAGGGAGTACAGGTAATGATAGAAGGCCCTGGGCACATGAGGGCAAATGAAATTGCAGCAAATATGGTTCTTGAAAAGAAACTCTGCAAAGATGCTCCTTTCTATGTTTTAGGACCTTTAACAACTGATATAGGAGCAGGATATGACCACATATCAGGTGCAATGGGAGCATTAATTGCAGCGTTAAACGGAGCTGATTTCCTTTGCTATTTAACTCCTGCAGAGCACCTTCGCCTTCCAAGCATTAATGATGTTAAAGAAGGAATAATAGCATTTAAACTTGCTGCTCATTCTGCAAATATTGCAAAAGGGTTTAAAAAACCTCTTGAAAGAGATTATAAAATGAGTACTGCAAGGAAAAACATGGATTGGGAAGAAATGTTCAAATGGGGCATAGATGAAAAGAAAATGAGAGAATACAAAAAGGATGATAATAAATACTGCACTATGTGCGGAAAACTTTGCCCTGTCAAAAATGTAAAATAAATTGGTGCCTTTTAAATTGGTGCCAGGCACCGGAGAATGGAGAAAACTTTTTATTATTCAACATTGATTTTATGATAGTTGCGAAATTTCCTTAAAGCATCTGCAGAAGTATTTAGAAAATTCCCTATTTCATATAGGGAATATTTATTATAAAGTGCTAGCTTAATAAATTCTATTTTATATGGAATTAGTGATTTTCCCCTGCTTCCCTTTAAAATAAGTTCTCTTATATCTTCAGGAATATTAATTGAATTAAAAATATCATTTAAGGTTAATCTTTGAAAATCATCAACCTTATTAGAATTTGTATTCTTATTGACATCATCTAATCTAAAAGCTGACTTTATAAAATCAAAATCCTTTATTTTATCATTGTCACACCCTGATATATCCATGAGGTTTAAATATTTTTTTATAGCTTCAAACCTATTTGAAGACAAAATATTTAATATAAAGTTTATGTCAACAAAACTATTTATATTGCGCTGATAAAAAATATTGCTACTCCATCTGTAATCTGTTACTTTTTCACAAATTCCTGCCCTTACAGGATTTCTATGCACATATCGCAGAAGCCATATAAGATATGGATCATTATCTACAACTTCACATCCATATCTGCTTTCATAAACATGTCCAGTTCGCTGAAGTTCTCTATTTATGAATTTTGCCACAACACTGTTTATATTAAACATAATCTTATCAATGTAATCATTGTTAGTTCTAATAATTAAATGATAATGATTGTCCATAATAACATATCCTAATACTTTATAGTCAAATCTTTTATTATATTCTTTCAATTGTTTTATTAAAAATGCTTTGTGTTTGTCGTTTTTAAATATAAATTCTTTATTATTCCCTCTTTGATAAACATGATAAATACAGCCATTAATCAATATTCTTGGTAATCTTGGCATAACCATACCTCCTATTTAGAATATTATAGACATATTTTCAGAAAATATTCTCCATTCTCCGGTGCCTGGCACCTAAATTACATATAAAAAATCAGGCATATTCCTCTTATTCAACTAATAAATATATTATTAGTTTACAATAGATAAAGGGGGAAGAAACATGGACGAAGAAAATGTGATCGATTTACGAGATATAATAAACATTTTAAAAAAAAGAAAATGGATAATAGTCTATGCCTCAACTCTTACAGTAACTGCAACTTTAATAATCAGTCTTTTTTTTATTAATCCAAAGTATGAAAGCAAAGCAAGTATAGTAATCGTAAAGGAAGATGCAAGAATATTTTATGAGGACAGATATACTCAAAGCGACATTTTAATGTATCAAAAACTTCTAAAAACCTACTGTGAAATTGCAAAATCCAATTTAGTAATTGATAAGACTGCAGAGGAATTTCCACAATACAAAAGCGAAGAGATAAAAAAAATGGTAAGTGCTGTACCCATGGTAGATACTCAAATAATAGAACTTAAGGCAAAATGCAATAGCCCCTCCCTTGCCCAAAACATAGTAAACACTTATGCAAAAAATTTTATCGAAGAATCCATGAAAGTTCTTCCTGCAGGGGATCTTAAGCTGCTTGATAGTGGTAAATATATGGACAAGATAGTATCCCCAAACTATAAGCTGAACCTATCTATAGCCTTTGTTATAGGGATCATGATGTCGGTAGGAATAATATTTCTTCTCGAATATATTGATACAAAAATAAAAAGCAAGGAGCAGATTGAAAGAGAAATAAAACTTCCTGTATTAGTAGAAATATCAAATTCAAAAAGTATGTCGATTTTAAATTTTTGTGAAAATCTCTTTTTTAGCGAAAGGTTCTTCGAATTAGAAAGCTTTAAACTATTAAAAAATACTCTGCAATATTCAAAAGACTTAAAAGAAAAAAAGAGCTTTTTAATAAGCAGTATAAAGGAGGGAGAAGGGAAAACAACAATAGCTTTAAATCTTGCTGTAAATCTTTCCCTTGAGGGCAAAAAAACTCTTTTGATGGATTTTAATATGCTTCATCCATCAATAAGCAGTTTATTTAACATTGCTGAAGACGAAAAGCAACTTTTCGAAAAAACTCAACTTGATAACCTTTATGTTTTTTCAATCTCTACAATAAAATCAGCTAATAGAAAAGAAATTCTATATAGTAGATTAGAAGAAATTTTTGATTTAGCCTATAAAAACTTTGATTATATAATAGTTGACACACCTTCAGCTGCACATCTTAGCTACATACAAGACATCTCTCGCTTCACAGATGGTTGTATATTCGTTATTAAAGAAGGATTGGTAGACATGAAGGAATTTTTAAATACAAAAGAAATATTAGAAAGAACCAGTGTAAATATAGTAGGAACTGTTTTAAACAAAGAGATAAATCTAAAATATACAAGGGAAAATGCATTCAAAAGAAAAAATTTCAATCTATACACAAAACAATTTAGAAAGGGAGAATATATATGTCAAGGAAAAGCACGTTAACCCTTATCTTTATTATATTTATATTATCAATCAACTTACAAATAGTAAGCTCAAAGGTAAAACTAAAAAACGATGTTAAAAATGAAATAGCATCAAATGATAACAGCTTCTTAACTGAAAATCAGGTACAGATAATAACAGATATGGATAAAACATTATCTGAAAACCTTCCATATTCAAGCATTTTAAAATTCCCTATAACAATACTTAATCCAGATCCGAAAACAGCTAACATTTATGTTACACCAATGAATAAAAACTATACTGTTAAAATAATAGGAGATAACGGATATGAAAGAACTGCCTTTAAAGTTTTAGATAAAAATGGAGAACACTATGTGTGGTATCCTGATAAAATCGGCATTTTTAAAATAGTTGTAATGAATGGAAAGGATGTATTATCTCAAAGAAAGGTATATGTGAATAATAAAAACAATAAATACCTTCAGCTTGATTATATTAAAATCGATACAAATAATCCAAACAATATAACAATAAAAACTAAAGTAAGTGATCTTCCAAATACTGAGGATTATTCCAGTAGTAATAAAATATTTAAGTTCGTTGTTGGGGAAAAGGATATGTGGTATAAAACTATAAAAAACTATGGAGATATTGTGCAAAAGGAATCTTCAAAAAGCAGTATATACAAAGTTGATGAAAATGATGGCAATTTCAAATTCAACAGCGGCATATACCACGTGGGAGTCTTTGCAAAATCCCCAAACTCAATAGAATATGAAGATACAAAGTTTACATTTTTTAAAAAGCAAGGACTTGATAATATCTCTATTAAAATAGAAGCAACCCCAATTGCAGAAGAATTAAACACTTATAAATTTAAAATAATAGTTACATCCCCTAAAAACTTTGATATATCAAACCTACAATACGCATTTTTGCTGTGGGATAAACATGGAATAACAAAGCTTAGAGATTATGCAGACAGCAATATATTAGAAGCTCCCTTTAAGGCATATAGTCCCGGAAGATATATAATATATGGAAGAGTAAGGCAAAAACCTTCATCGTCAGATCAATACCTCCCTAACTCCTATGAAGCTGAAGCTTCTTACGTTTTAGACATTAAATCACAAAATAATGTTGTAATAGATGATGTAAAAATAACAGTATGTGAAGCAAAAAACGGTATAGGAAATAATGGATATAAATATTATGAACTCCCCTACGGGAAAGTAAAAGCCCATGAAATGAACTATATAATTATAAATGCACATTCGAAGGAAAATACAACCCTTTACTACAAGGCTTATATAACCCACGACAACTACTTTTATTCCCTTGGAGATTACAGCACAAACAACATAATACCCTTCTATCCTAAGAATGACTCTGGAGAGTATAAAATAACAGTATTAGTAAAGGATGCTTTGTCAAACTCAGATAATGACAGAAAAGTATTAACTGTAAGCGTTAAAAATTGATACCACATTAAAATTTCAAAAGAGGGTCAAAAGATGAAAAATAATGGTTTTAAAATAACTTTTCTTCTTTTAATAATCTCCCTAATGTTTAACATTGGACTTGCCAATACAATAAATATATATTCAAAAGCAATAAAACAAAATAAAAATTTCAACTCTACTATAAAGGAAAGTAATAATTTAAACCAGAGCTTTGAAAAATATTACGCTGACAAGCTTAACAAGCTTTTTACACAGGATGAACTAATTATTCTTTCCCAAAGGCAATGGGAATATAAACTTACTGCAAACGGTTCTGATGTTAACAGCGAAACAGTTTATCTAAAGGATAGAAATTTAAAAATTGTACTTGCCGAATATTTAAAAGCAAAGGAAAAACTTCTTCCCGATGAAATTTTAAAAACTGGAACCATTACAGGAGGGGATAAAAATGACAGCCTCAGTTCCCATTTAGAAGTAATATCCCCTATCCCTTTCAATACATACACTGAAAAAAAAGACATGGACAGTCGCCTTTGTATAGAAGTTAAGGATATACCAAGAGGAACATTAATAACCCTAAAGCTCAGCGAAATACTAAAATATAGGATAGGTCTTAAAGAAAAGCTTAAGGAAAATATTATTAAAATAGTAATAAATTAGGTTAAAATTTGAGACGATTAATTGTTTTTGTTAATTATTCTCCATTCTCCGGTGCCTGGCACCGGAGAATGGAGAATTTATTTTGACAAGAAAAATCAAAAATATACTAAAAGATACTTGTCTGCTATAACAAGTTTAATTTAAAATAAAGTTAAAAAATTACTTTAAAGAGGTTCAATTATGAGCAAAACAAAGCAGACATTAATCATTTTAATAATTGTTTTTTCATCATACTTTTATTTTA encodes:
- the thiC gene encoding phosphomethylpyrimidine synthase ThiC: MNKTQLEYAKEKIFTQEMGKAFLHEEINKDEFLDNISNGKIVIPANKNRKREKYYAIGKGCLVKINVNIGVSSECGNFDEEIKKLELCREFNVESVMDLSSGKNSKEFRKMLLKNYDFIVGTVPVYDTAILHDDFTKVDVKQILELIEMQAEEGVDFFTLHAGINRKAIERFKNNNRIMKIVSRGGGMIYNWMMKNDRENPFYEYYDEILKICKKHDVTLSLGDSLRPGCVFDSTDALQIEELINLGELTKRAWDEGVQVMIEGPGHMRANEIAANMVLEKKLCKDAPFYVLGPLTTDIGAGYDHISGAMGALIAALNGADFLCYLTPAEHLRLPSINDVKEGIIAFKLAAHSANIAKGFKKPLERDYKMSTARKNMDWEEMFKWGIDEKKMREYKKDDNKYCTMCGKLCPVKNVK
- a CDS encoding transposase; translated protein: MPRLPRILINGCIYHVYQRGNNKEFIFKNDKHKAFLIKQLKEYNKRFDYKVLGYVIMDNHYHLIIRTNNDYIDKIMFNINSVVAKFINRELQRTGHVYESRYGCEVVDNDPYLIWLLRYVHRNPVRAGICEKVTDYRWSSNIFYQRNINSFVDINFILNILSSNRFEAIKKYLNLMDISGCDNDKIKDFDFIKSAFRLDDVNKNTNSNKVDDFQRLTLNDIFNSINIPEDIRELILKGSRGKSLIPYKIEFIKLALYNKYSLYEIGNFLNTSADALRKFRNYHKINVE
- a CDS encoding polysaccharide biosynthesis tyrosine autokinase → MDEENVIDLRDIINILKKRKWIIVYASTLTVTATLIISLFFINPKYESKASIVIVKEDARIFYEDRYTQSDILMYQKLLKTYCEIAKSNLVIDKTAEEFPQYKSEEIKKMVSAVPMVDTQIIELKAKCNSPSLAQNIVNTYAKNFIEESMKVLPAGDLKLLDSGKYMDKIVSPNYKLNLSIAFVIGIMMSVGIIFLLEYIDTKIKSKEQIEREIKLPVLVEISNSKSMSILNFCENLFFSERFFELESFKLLKNTLQYSKDLKEKKSFLISSIKEGEGKTTIALNLAVNLSLEGKKTLLMDFNMLHPSISSLFNIAEDEKQLFEKTQLDNLYVFSISTIKSANRKEILYSRLEEIFDLAYKNFDYIIVDTPSAAHLSYIQDISRFTDGCIFVIKEGLVDMKEFLNTKEILERTSVNIVGTVLNKEINLKYTRENAFKRKNFNLYTKQFRKGEYICQGKAR